The Planococcus donghaensis genome contains a region encoding:
- a CDS encoding DUF1648 domain-containing protein, producing MVKQQKKPVTQSLYETFLNAISLLSFIFAIIFLVFQLETLPEKVPVHFDETGRVDRLGNKVELLLLPLIGTIVWLGLTILEKYPHLYNYLNLTEKNKEAQYKNGRLMVNVLKNEIILLFSFIIFQSVRIASGAAVGLGAAFGPIFLTVIFGSILFFVIRMLKM from the coding sequence GTGGTTAAACAGCAAAAAAAACCTGTTACACAATCACTTTATGAAACATTTTTGAACGCAATTTCTTTGTTGTCTTTTATTTTCGCAATTATATTTTTAGTTTTCCAGTTAGAAACATTACCGGAAAAAGTACCAGTTCATTTCGATGAAACAGGGAGAGTCGATCGCTTAGGCAATAAAGTAGAGCTACTTCTTTTACCGTTAATAGGAACAATCGTATGGTTAGGATTAACCATACTTGAAAAATATCCACATTTGTATAACTATTTGAACCTTACGGAAAAAAACAAAGAGGCTCAATATAAAAATGGAAGATTGATGGTGAACGTATTAAAAAACGAAATCATCTTGTTGTTTAGTTTTATAATATTTCAAAGTGTTCGTATAGCTAGTGGGGCAGCAGTAGGGTTAGGAGCAGCTTTTGGTCCCATATTTTTAACGGTGATATTTGGAAGTATCCTATTTTTTGTAATTCGAATGTTGAAAATGTAA